A genomic segment from Labrus bergylta chromosome 3, fLabBer1.1, whole genome shotgun sequence encodes:
- the LOC110001536 gene encoding potassium voltage-gated channel subfamily G member 4: MPIISNANHDFSTYSISSDDSSLDRFFTEIPETETIKGVYFKRAQLLRDPKASYVVDHTLQVLINVGGNRYTFPWSTLEQFPQSRLGRLRFCTTPEEIARLCDDYDETCQEFFFDRNPTAFRVILNFLAAGKLRLLRELCAVSLHDELDYWGVDPGHMERCCRRRMITRVEEVAERERKEEEWRQKRMMLKKNTKQSEKGYRRLTVKLREVVENPQSGLAGKVFACLSVVMVMVTVISLCISTMPDLRDEETKGECSQKCRSMFVVESICVAWFTLEFVLRFFNAKSKLAFARGPLNIIDAIAILPYYVSLVFDIKDESEEDVIMGAGRGYLDKLSLILRLLRALRILYVMRLARHSLGLQTLGMTMQRSIREFGLLLLFVCVAVTLFSPLVHLAESELAPFAATHPQHSFSSIPASYWWAIISMTTVGYGDMVPRSIPGQIVAMTSILSGILIMAFPATSIFHTFSRSYQELKQEYERLWKEERGEEIAAESEESWSKVDMSPDEFLTECKDDKDSVMSNSRQPTLPSTAF; this comes from the exons ATGCCCATCATCAGTAACGCTAATCATGACTTCAGCACCTACTCCATCAGCAGCGACGACAGCAGCCTCGATCGCTTCTTCACTGAGATCCCAGAGACCGAAACAATCAAAGGTGTATACTTCAAGCGCGCTCAGCTGCTTCGAGACCCCAAGGCTTCATACGTGGTGGACCACACCCTTCAGGTCCTTATCAATGTCGGTGGAAACCGCTACACCTTCCCCTGGAGCACCTTGGAGCAGTTTCCCCAGAGTCGTTTGGGACGTCTGCGCTTCTGCACCACCCCGGAGGAGATCGCACGGCTCTGCGACGACTACGACGAAACGTGCCAGGAGTTCTTCTTCGACCGAAACCCGACAGCTTTCAGAGTCATCCTCAACTTCCTAGCTGCAGGGAAACTACGGCTACTTCGAGAGCTTTGCGCCGTGTCGCTGCACGATGAGCTCGACTACTGGGGCGTGGACCCGGGTCACATGGAGCGCTGCTGCCGCCGTCGCATGATCACCCGCGTGGAAGAGGTGGCCGAGCGAGAGCGCAAGGAAGAGGAGTGGAGGCAGAAGAGGATGATGCTGAAGAAAAACACCAAGCAGAGCGAGAAGGGATATCGTAGATTGACCGTGAAGCTACGAGAGGTGGTGGAAAACCCTCAGTCAGGATTGGCCGGGAAGGTGTTCGCCTGCCTCTCTGTCGTCATGGTGATGGTCACCGTCATCAGTCTGTGCATCAGCACCATGCCAGACCTCCGGGATGAAGAGACCAAG gGCGAGTGCTCCCAGAAGTGTCGCAGCATGTTCGTGGTGGAGTCCATCTGCGTGGCGTGGTTCACTCTGGAGTTTGTGCTACGATTCTTCAACGCTAAGAGCAAGCTGGCGTTCGCCCGAGGCCCGCTCAACATCATTGACGCCATCGCCATCCTGCCGTACTACGTGTCGCTGGTGTTCGACATCAAAGACGAGTCAGAGGAGGACGTCATCATGGGGGCGGGCAGAGGATACCTGGACAAGCTGAGTTTGATCCTGCGCTTGCTGCGGGCGTTGAGGATCTTGTACGTGATGCGTCTGGCTCGCCACTCTCTGGGCCTGCAGACGCTCGGAATGACGATGCAGCGCAGCATCCGCGAGTTtggcctgctgctgctcttcgtCTGCGTCGCCGTCACCCTCTTCTCACCTCTGGTTCACCTCGCAGAGAGCGAGCTGGCACCATTCGCCGCCACCCACCCTCAACACAGCTTCAGCAGCATCCCCGCCTCCTACTGGTGGGCAATCATCTCCATGACTACGGTGGGATACGGCGACATGGTGCCGCGCAGCATCCCCGGACAGATCGTCGCCATGACCAGCATCCTGAGCGGCATCCTCATCATGGCGTTCCCCGCCACCTCCATCTTCCACACCTTCTCCCGCTCATACCAGGAGCTGAAGCAGGAGTACGAGCGGTTGTGGAAGGAGGAGCGAGGAGAGGAGATTGCCGCAGAGTCAGAGGAGAGCTGGTCCAAAGTCGATATGTCTCCAGACGAGTTCCTGACAGAGTGTAAGGACGACAAAGACAGCGTGATGTCAAACAGTCGTCAGCCCACACTCCCGTCCACAGCGTTCTAA
- the LOC136178565 gene encoding eotaxin-like, producing the protein MKTVLVLLLLALICSLHHHAAGQKGIREPTCCPGVTKKAINATKVKNWTSTPEHCVIKAIIVTVNSNKKVCVDRESDLAKFLKSRPIASAV; encoded by the exons ATGAAGACTGTGCTcgttctgctgctgctcgctCTCATCTGCAGCCTGCATCACCACGCTGCAG gCCAGAAAGGCATTCGTGAACCAACATGCTGTCCGGGTGTGACTAAGAAAGCCATTAATGCGACAAAGGTGAAAAACTGGACGAGCACTCCTGAACACTGTGTAATCAAGGCAATCAT agTCACGGTGAATAGTAATAAGAAGGTTTGTGTCGACCGTGAGTCGGACTTGGCAAAGTTTCTGAAAAGTCGTCCGATAGCTTCAGCTGTGTGA
- the nqo1 gene encoding NAD(P)H dehydrogenase [quinone] 1 isoform X3, whose translation MAQKTVLIVYAHQSPGSFNAAVRDAAMEELKEQGYSVLVSDLYAMNFRANATQDDIIGDLKNPELFQYGDETMHAWMEGHLSEDITAEHKKVEAAELIIFQDKKAMLSFTTGATQTMFRPDGINGDINVILWPLQNGTLHFCGFQVLAPQIFWSPAHCPPVARTAMLDGWRARLKGLLEEKPLTFAPCELFDLSFQGGFMLWPKVREERESQPYGLTTGHHLGKPLPPDNQITAQSTVESSANADCRK comes from the exons ATGG ctcagAAGACGGTCCTGATCGTGTACGCCCACCAGAGTCCGGGTTCGTTTAACGCGGCGGTGCGTGACGCGGCgatggaggagctgaaggagcAGGGATACAGCGTCCTCGTGTCCGACCTGTACGCCATGAACTTCAGAGCCAACGCCACACAGGATGACATCATCG GTGACCTCAAGAATCCGGAGCTCTTCCAGTACGGAGACGAGACGATGCATGCCTGGATGGAGGGTCACCTTAGTGAAGACATCACCGCCGAGCACAAGAAAGTGGAGGCGGCAGAGCTGATCATCTtccag GATAAGAAAGCAATGTTGTCTTTCACTACGGGAGCCACGCAGACGATGTTCAGACCCGACGGCATCAACGGAGACATCAACGTCATTCTGTGGCCGCTGCAG AACGGGACGCTGCATTTCTGCGGCTTTCAGGTTCTGGCTCCTCAGATCTTCTGGAGTCCGGCTCACTGCCCTCCTGTCGCGCGAACCGCCATGTTGGACGGGTGGCGAGCGCGGCTGAAAGGCTTGCTGGAAGAGAAGCCTTTGACCTTCGCCCCCTGTGAGCTCTTTGACCTCAGCTTTCAGGGGGGGTTCATGTTGTGGCCGaaggtgagggaggagagagagtcaCAGCCATACGGCCTCACCACGGGACACCACCTGGGTAAACCGCTGCCCCCCGACAACCAGATCACCGCTCAGTCCACCGTAGAAAGTAGTGCCAATGCAGACTGCAGGAAGTAG
- the LOC109977633 gene encoding gamma-aminobutyric acid receptor-associated protein-like 2: MKWMFKEDHSLEHRCIESAKIRNKYPDRVPVIVEKVSGSQITDIDKRKYLVPSDITVAQFMWIIRKRIQLPSEKAIFLFVDKTVPQSSITMGQLYDKEKDEDGFLYVAYSGENTFGF; this comes from the exons ATGAAATGGATGTTCAAAGAGGATCACTCGTTGG AACATCGATGCATAGAGTCCGCCAAAATCCGCAACAAGTACCCTGACAGGGTCCCG gtgataGTTGAGAAGGTGTCGGGATCACAGATCACAGACATCGATAAGAGGAAGTACCTGGTCCCCTCTGACATCACGGTGGCTCAGTTCATGTGGATCATCAGAAAACGCATCCAGCTGCCGTCGGAGAAGGCCATCTTCCTGTTTGTGGACAAGACCGTGCCTCAGTCCAG CATCACGATGGGCCAGCTCTACGACAAGGAGAAGGACGAGGACGGCTTTTTATACGTGGCGTACAGCGGGGAGAACACCTTTGGTTTTTAA
- the nqo1 gene encoding NAD(P)H dehydrogenase [quinone] 1 isoform X1 produces the protein MAQKTVLIVYAHQSPGSFNAAVRDAAMEELKEQGYSVLVSDLYAMNFRANATQDDIIGDLKNPELFQYGDETMHAWMEGHLSEDITAEHKKVEAAELIIFQFPLYWFSVPAIMKGWIDRVLTQGFAFSLEKIYNNGIFKDKKAMLSFTTGATQTMFRPDGINGDINVILWPLQNGTLHFCGFQVLAPQIFWSPAHCPPVARTAMLDGWRARLKGLLEEKPLTFAPCELFDLSFQGGFMLWPKVREERESQPYGLTTGHHLGKPLPPDNQITAQSTVESSANADCRK, from the exons ATGG ctcagAAGACGGTCCTGATCGTGTACGCCCACCAGAGTCCGGGTTCGTTTAACGCGGCGGTGCGTGACGCGGCgatggaggagctgaaggagcAGGGATACAGCGTCCTCGTGTCCGACCTGTACGCCATGAACTTCAGAGCCAACGCCACACAGGATGACATCATCG GTGACCTCAAGAATCCGGAGCTCTTCCAGTACGGAGACGAGACGATGCATGCCTGGATGGAGGGTCACCTTAGTGAAGACATCACCGCCGAGCACAAGAAAGTGGAGGCGGCAGAGCTGATCATCTtccag tttccTCTGTACTGGTTCAGTGTTCCTGCCATCATGAAGGGCTGGATAGATCGAGTCCTGACTCAGGGCTTCGCTTTCTCCCTCGAGAAGATTTACAACAACGGGATATTCAAG GATAAGAAAGCAATGTTGTCTTTCACTACGGGAGCCACGCAGACGATGTTCAGACCCGACGGCATCAACGGAGACATCAACGTCATTCTGTGGCCGCTGCAG AACGGGACGCTGCATTTCTGCGGCTTTCAGGTTCTGGCTCCTCAGATCTTCTGGAGTCCGGCTCACTGCCCTCCTGTCGCGCGAACCGCCATGTTGGACGGGTGGCGAGCGCGGCTGAAAGGCTTGCTGGAAGAGAAGCCTTTGACCTTCGCCCCCTGTGAGCTCTTTGACCTCAGCTTTCAGGGGGGGTTCATGTTGTGGCCGaaggtgagggaggagagagagtcaCAGCCATACGGCCTCACCACGGGACACCACCTGGGTAAACCGCTGCCCCCCGACAACCAGATCACCGCTCAGTCCACCGTAGAAAGTAGTGCCAATGCAGACTGCAGGAAGTAG
- the nqo1 gene encoding NAD(P)H dehydrogenase [quinone] 1 isoform X2, translating to MEELKEQGYSVLVSDLYAMNFRANATQDDIIGDLKNPELFQYGDETMHAWMEGHLSEDITAEHKKVEAAELIIFQFPLYWFSVPAIMKGWIDRVLTQGFAFSLEKIYNNGIFKDKKAMLSFTTGATQTMFRPDGINGDINVILWPLQNGTLHFCGFQVLAPQIFWSPAHCPPVARTAMLDGWRARLKGLLEEKPLTFAPCELFDLSFQGGFMLWPKVREERESQPYGLTTGHHLGKPLPPDNQITAQSTVESSANADCRK from the exons atggaggagctgaaggagcAGGGATACAGCGTCCTCGTGTCCGACCTGTACGCCATGAACTTCAGAGCCAACGCCACACAGGATGACATCATCG GTGACCTCAAGAATCCGGAGCTCTTCCAGTACGGAGACGAGACGATGCATGCCTGGATGGAGGGTCACCTTAGTGAAGACATCACCGCCGAGCACAAGAAAGTGGAGGCGGCAGAGCTGATCATCTtccag tttccTCTGTACTGGTTCAGTGTTCCTGCCATCATGAAGGGCTGGATAGATCGAGTCCTGACTCAGGGCTTCGCTTTCTCCCTCGAGAAGATTTACAACAACGGGATATTCAAG GATAAGAAAGCAATGTTGTCTTTCACTACGGGAGCCACGCAGACGATGTTCAGACCCGACGGCATCAACGGAGACATCAACGTCATTCTGTGGCCGCTGCAG AACGGGACGCTGCATTTCTGCGGCTTTCAGGTTCTGGCTCCTCAGATCTTCTGGAGTCCGGCTCACTGCCCTCCTGTCGCGCGAACCGCCATGTTGGACGGGTGGCGAGCGCGGCTGAAAGGCTTGCTGGAAGAGAAGCCTTTGACCTTCGCCCCCTGTGAGCTCTTTGACCTCAGCTTTCAGGGGGGGTTCATGTTGTGGCCGaaggtgagggaggagagagagtcaCAGCCATACGGCCTCACCACGGGACACCACCTGGGTAAACCGCTGCCCCCCGACAACCAGATCACCGCTCAGTCCACCGTAGAAAGTAGTGCCAATGCAGACTGCAGGAAGTAG